The Pieris rapae chromosome 9, ilPieRapa1.1, whole genome shotgun sequence region TAAAGCTAAAAGATGGCGCTAACCTATATTTTTGACAAACCATATTTactagttattatttaaaagtagaatataaattttttttagtagacTACGACATAACatagtatttattgtaatttttttcaaaggTTTAGTAATTGTGGTAATGATGTCAAAAATAATGGAGATTCCAATAGGAgctttatatttgtatgtttgaaGTCTCAATTTCTAAActgagaaattattaaatatgtttacaataaacgcagattattttaattctcatacttaaaaaaattaaataatgatgcCATAGTCATAGTTCACGCTAAAATAtgttgttttacaaaatgttaccCTTAATCCAATTATCGGTGCAGAGATAACGCGCCAAATCTTTGGACTGTGGACAAGGAAAGTCCTCATTatagatacataatatattgttgttaaaatacaaatgagACAATAGCAGCAGCAGAATATTTGAGccttttcaattttataataataacataatttgaatatcattatcatattaatatcAGGCTGGGttgaaagtatataaaaatcgaaatatttttatgtacttatttccCAAACCAGACTCCACTTAAATAGAGACGGTAgagcaataaaaaatgaatttcatTCTTATATTGTTATTGCTTCCCGCGGTATTTACGTGAGTAATAAACCTGTTCGAATGTTTCGTATTACCtatcattattttgttttatattgtaactgtttttagaaaaaaaatcaaagaaactAACGTAGTTGATCttctaaaaacattaatttatacatatttaattcatattacataagatattgtcaacaatttatttaattattttaattttgaatttagctTTTAGATTCACTAAGGTCACATTAAAACACTAAGTGTGATCTTCAGAAACGGGAGTAAGTAACTAACACATTTAGGGAAATGTGACTcccataatatgttaaaaacgcattggattttgacatacgagaGTCATATCGTGCTAAGTCTCATTTCTGAATCTTACTCTAATTGCTTTAAGTCCCAATCCTGTCAGTTTGACAGCTTGTCGCCCGCGCTTGACGCGAGCACCATGAGCCTAGGTATTTGTGTTGTAGGTACATAGTTTTGTCATGAATAAAtggaataattttacaaattccaaaagtatttttgacattttactTCTTCGCGTATCCTGTtttatgcattatttttttttagaaatgccaaTATGAATCGAGATAATGATTTGTATCcggatgaaaatattttaaaaatgagtGAATGTTTGAAATGCTGTCCTTGTCCAAACAATGTTCAGCACACGTTGTTGTCCAGTGGTCGACCACAGTCAGAAGAACAAATCAAGTACATTTATCgggatgaaaataatattccgGTATTCTCATTAAGAATCATTTGATGAATtcccttataaaaaaatgcaaaccACAACTAAAAACACATAGGTAATATTGGtacttaataatgtttttctgTGAATATCTACTGCAATCAAATATTCACGTAAAGTATCGGTTCCAGAAGCTTCTGAACCATTTAGGGCGTCCTTTGACCTGAAGCCcttataattcttatttttaactatcaATATTATGTGCCTGTTATCCAGAAGCCAGATGTGATGAATAACCGATAATCATTAAACATAActatctgtatatatttttttccatgaCTTGATTTTCTATTTTCTCCACAGGTGGACAAACGACTTGACGAAATGATGAAAGTAATCAATCGATTTGGATAAATCTCTAATAAAACATTggtttcaaaacaaaatacgtCGCCAACAAGGAAATTATGACTCGGAATAGGGAAAATTGTGCCATTGGATTTAAACACGTTTAATAAGGTTTAATAAGTAAGAAACAATTTTGAACgccaattaatatttattattattgaataagtacattgttttgttacatagggcttatttttaaaaacaataaatctatattaaagtaaataatcttttaatacTAATAGTATTAGTATCATCACATTAAAGAAACCGACatgttaatataacaataaaatactttttcgaAAAATCTCTATTCTACTACCGCAAGATATTTATACAAGTGCTTTATGAGTAAGTATGGAACCTAAAGGGAGTATCTTTGACCAGAGGCACCACAGACTATACGACCCAAAGGCCCAGTGGCCGAGGTTCAGtagttgtatgtatgtatgtatgtatcaaCTATAACTTAGTTATCGCGAGGGGTATATCGTTATCGTGACGTTTTGTACTTCGAAAGTTGGAAAAACTTGAAAAGACTTTGTAGCCTTCGCTACAGCCTTTACAATTTACATCAACAAACTTACGAGTTggaagttataataataattcaaagttttttttccattatattatacaagtaCCTACTAGTTAATTCTTCGCCGTGAACCGTGCGTTACTGTTAGCTGGTAGCCCTAGGGCTGTAATCTTTCTAATGTTACTATAACATACTAAGtgaaataactaatttaagaTTGGattggtattttaatattggatataatacttaaattaaaaaactagtcAATTTAACATGCCGTACGCACACCGTTGTCTTGCTTCGCCCGTAAAAGTATGTCGCTTAGTGGTTTTTAGTAGGCCTGGAAGGAAACAAATCATATGTATGACCCGAAACAAGAATTTAGtcaaatgtttacaaaatgctataattttaattacaattagaaataaaactcTGAGGTCTAGTTAAGTGTAggatttaacaaaaacttggcgaGTTACAAAAAAACCTTAGAAAATAAAGcatatcattaataatattcttattaatactatacatttatataataaagcatATTAGTGGTAGTAAGTAACAACTTACTTGAATTTTGGAGAAAAACGCCTTCTTCTTGTTTCATTCGTAGATTCAAAGGATTCAGCTTCTGAGATGAGTTCCTGAAAAAAGGTAAGCAATTCATATCGACCTGTAGTCTATAACTTACgtattatgcaaataaaatatatccatTATAAAAGCCACTTAAGAGACACGACAAAAAGATTTGAAAATCTTAATAGAAATTTCTTCgataatttccttttttattaaaagcctaacgtcaaaatcaaaataatcaatatctACGATGTAACCTCAGTCAGTCAAATCAGTACCTCTGATGTTGACCTAGCTAGTTCGTCCTCCTTGGGAGGTCCGTATTCCTTAAATCCAGGTGGTCCGTACTCTAGAAATCCTTCAGGGGCTTGCTCCAAAgaccttaaataataaagaaatgttaataatattaaggaaacactataaaattaaattcacttCACACATTCCACTTACCCTGAGAATTCTGGATATGATGACTCCTCATTTTGGCTTTGAGTTTTCTCAACCTATAATTGcgaaaagttaaataaaataaacataccaGTATCTATaagtaaattctttaaaattgtgtAGACTTCAtactaattagtaattaattagtttatattatatatcttagtAGTAGTATTACCTGTGTTTTATCGTTGTTTACATAAGTCAATACCTCTGGAATGTTTTGAACAACCTGTTCAAGTGTCTTTTGTTCATTTTCTTCGGTTTTTTCATTCGCTTGTTCAAAATGTTCAGCATTTTGGGTATTTTCACTAAAGTTTTGAACGTTTTGTTCGACCTGCTTTTCTTCAACGTTCTGTTCACTTTTCTCTATTTTTAAACCACTTTCTTCAAttttttcgatatttttaacaatgttttcTGAAACCTTTTCTATggatttttcataattttgtaCAATTTGTTGGACAGTTTGTTCTAATTCTACTTTAACGGCAGTCAGGCTGTTGAGAGATTCAGTAGGCTCTACCAAATTATCTTTGGTTTCATTTGTAGTTGAATCATCGGTGCTTGCAACATCTGCTTCAACTGAGTTTTTAACATCTGAAGTAGTTGTTATTTCGACAGGTAATGGAGTCTCACTTACAGAAACATCCTCATTTTCAAGAGAACTAGCGGTAAGTGCTGATTCTGAGTTGTCTTGAATAATTAGTATTGGAACTTCAGCTAGTATCGTTGTGGTTTCAATAAACTGAAGTTCTGTCACAGGCTCTTCTTGTGctagaatattaaatacaattattattaaaggcaACTTAGTCTTATCAGTAaaggataa contains the following coding sequences:
- the LOC111000053 gene encoding ring-infected erythrocyte surface antigen, coding for MKVLALLCLALGSVSARGSGPYLPSGWRPDGPAFYLPTKQASTDPLKDLILHGSEASGSDSLREYGPPKFSQEVIKQDLPSENIDLTFTSAEKLQQETLNGSEPSGIDASSEIEPPKIQESKDLIATELPAEVTEQVFVEKSNDVPEAFTIKAQEEPVTELQFIETTTILAEVPILIIQDNSESALTASSLENEDVSVSETPLPVEITTTSDVKNSVEADVASTDDSTTNETKDNLVEPTESLNSLTAVKVELEQTVQQIVQNYEKSIEKVSENIVKNIEKIEESGLKIEKSEQNVEEKQVEQNVQNFSENTQNAEHFEQANEKTEENEQKTLEQVVQNIPEVLTYVNNDKTQVEKTQSQNEESSYPEFSGSLEQAPEGFLEYGPPGFKEYGPPKEDELARSTSEELISEAESFESTNETRRRRFSPKFKPTKNH